Within Primulina tabacum isolate GXHZ01 chromosome 5, ASM2559414v2, whole genome shotgun sequence, the genomic segment CTTTGTTTATTACTCTATTTTTCACTTTCCTGTATGCCTAAAAAAATTATCAGCCTGTTGGGTTTCATCTTTGGTTTTGCTGTGTTTATAACTTTATGTTTCCACCCGGTGCTCATGTTTAAAATGGATAATATGTGTACAATTTATTGTTCGATGTTAAAGTGATTATATTTCTGTCGGATGTCGAAATTTTATACTATATACGAGTTTAAGCTTCCAGGGGAGACTGCAAGCTGGCTTAGAATGTGTTTTATTGAATTTGATACTAAATTTTAGGCTGAATGAATCATTTCTTTTAAACGTTGATATCTGTGTTTTGGCCCAAATGCGTTTTTTAAGCATGCAGTTTCCTATAGACAATGCGGACAAGGCTTGTTTTACGACGAGAAAAAATATGTGCAGTGCCAGTAGTTAAATTTGTTTACTGAACCTATGTATTAggttttcttctttttgaatgaatttaaaaaatcctTTCACATTTTACTGTCTTAGAATTTCTTCCCCTCTGCATCAGAATGTTAATTCTATTGGTGGTTTAATTATACACAGAGATGTAACTGTTTGGTGTATTGCATCGAGCTGTTAGTATTTGGCTCAAACCATTAAGGGCTACAGAAGGTCTGGCAGAAGTGAATTTGCTTAGGTTATCGTACCTTTTCAAAGGTTTCTAACACAGTTTTGCATAGCATAACCGCATAAGTGCACCGATGATGGCAGAaattgatattaattttctcTGCAGCAAGTAAACAGGCTCGATTTTTACACCCGATAAGTGCGGCCTAGCAGCAGCCGGGAATCCTCATATATGATTATTCGATGTTAATTCGAACAGTCCTCAGCCAGTATGCCATCTTGTTTCGCTTATTCTAATATATTCTGCATTTTCTCTTACAAGATTTTAATTCTTTTATCAGCTCTGTGTTTACTTTTATATGCCAATTCTTGTTATTATGTCAGGTGATGAACTATGATTCTCACACTAATAATGTGATGGCAGTTGGATTTCAGCGTGATGGAAATTGGATGTATTCAGGTTCTGAAGACGGCACTGTTAAATTTGGGACTTGGGTTATGGGAAGTTTTTATAATATGTAACTTGTCATTCAATATCTTTTGTCTTCTTCCTGCCCGTCATCAAGCAGAGTCTGATCTTGAGCTTTTCAGTTTAGATAATTTATCGTGGATCTACTTTCATTTTGTGACATAGGGCACCGGGTTTCCAGAGAGAATATGAAAGCCGTGCAGCAGTTAAACCTGTTGTCTTGCGCCCAAATCAGGTCCGTGATGAATTTGTTATCTATCAATGAGGCGTCTTACTGAAATTTGAACTATTTGAGGTATGTAGGAATGCAAGGTTATGTTTTCAATGGCTAGAAAAATCATATTCTGGATGATGGTTGCGAAATATGATTTTAGCTTATGGATCTTCTGATCTGCTATTGGTCATAGGAACCACCAATGGATAATTGAAATGGACCATGACACAGAGGTTTTGATCCAATACTTCATGATGGAAGccaattattttttaaagaacTCGAATCCTGACCATACCTAATCTGTGATGGAGGATATCTAACGAATTCATACCATCATTTTTTTATCTTTCCTTCAACTTTCATGAACAATCTGCTATGTATTATTTTCCTGGATAATTTAAATGCCCTATGCTGGTCTTTTACCTTTTCCTCTCTTGGTGATTTGCAGATTGAACTGATTTCTGGGGACCAAAATGGCAATATCCGTATCTGGGATTTGAGAGCGAATTCTTGCAGCTGTGAGTTGGTATGTAGCTTACTACAGTCTTTTGATCGTTTTGAGTTATCCACAAATCTTAGCGTCATCCCTCTTTTTCAAAAGTATGAACTTCTTTCATTAAAGTTCAAGCTAGATTACCCAATACATCAAATTTGTTGGCAGAAAGAATCTAGAAAGTCTTTATGTGATGTAGATATAGTTTCAGTGAATGTGGTTTAGGTTATGGAAGTGATTGATCTTGTAGGTTGAATCACTGATCCCAACTACTTGTTCGAAATAATTAATGTGTTGGGATCATGAGAATATTATTGATAATTGTTCTTAGCCATTGTGAAACCATGGGTGAGAATTGATCCTTTTCTGTGGTTCTGAATTGGGCCTCTTCGTAGGATTAATGTGATAAATAATATTCTCTGTTACATGGCTGGTTTTAAGACATGGATTCCGTCCTTCGGGAAAAAAATGCCCGGGCTTTGTAGCACATTTTACTGTCCACTTACCTGTGATTTATTTGGTGGATAACTCAATTTTTTCACTTCACAAAACAAAGTTTTGTAGTGCAGCTGTAATAGCTGGACACAACATATTTTGTAGGTTCCAGAAGTGGATACAGCAGTAGGATCCTTGACAGTAATGTGGGATGGAAGCCTGATAGTTGCAGCAAACAAACGAGGTACCTGTTATGTGTGGCGATTGTTGCAAGGGACTCAAGTGAGACAGCCATGAACAAATATATTATTCACTTTTTATGCTTTGCATGTTGACGACTTAGTAACCATGAGTTGATTAAGCTTATTGCAGACTATGAGCATCTTCGAGCCACTGCACAAGTTGCTGGCTCACGATGGGTATATTCTTAAATGTCTCCTCTCTCCTGAATTTTGTGAACCAAACCGGTTAGGATCCATGACCTTTCTCTTATCTCAAGAACTGCTTTATATTACATTTGGGCTTCTATTTCGAATTTTTCTCCTTTATTCTAATCTCAGGACTAGATTGTTTCGGATTTATACTTCTGACCATACCGTCAAAATATGGAATGTAGATGGTTTTGCGGCGTTAAAAAAAACTGACAGGTAAACATTGGTCCTTTTAACCAAACGCTTATACATATTAGCTTGGTTTAAAccatgtatatgttgatgttaTTTGCTGTTACATCGATGTTACTTCTACGTTGTAGGACATCAATGCTGGGTTTGTGACTGTGTTTTCTCTGTTGATGGAGCTTTTCTTATCACAGTATCAAAATTTCTTCAGTGATCCCTATGATAACGTCTACTAACTGCTTTCTTTTACTGGATTGATACATTTGGTTTCAGCTTCTTCTGATTCGACTGCAAGATTATGGTCCTTGTCCAATGGTGAAGAAATTAAAGTCTACAAAGGTCATCAGAAAGCAACCGTATGTTGTGCTCTTCTTGATGGGAATGAACCTTCAAGCTGAACTGTCGACTGCACGGAGTGTCGCACCATTGGTTGAAAAAATttctcaaattttgaaaatcataattttcctccgtaaaacatttaaatctgaTCGGCATTGTCATTATTGCAACAAGCACTTGCTCAATTTATAGTATCATAACAGATATAAATGAATTGTTACTCATACAGCCTGTTCAGTACAAAAGCATCGAGCACAAGCACTTCTGAGTATCACAACTGTGAATTGAAAAGTGACTCGGTTACAAGACATAGGTTGGACTTACTGCGATGTGTTTTGTCTAGCTGGGGATGACGTCACTCCACCATTCTTAAGCTTTGCAGGTGCGATTTTGGCAGGTGTTGATCGCTCAGACTGAGAAAATTGAATCAAGATTTGCATAAGAGCCGTCACAATGGCCAAGCCAATTACTGAAAAGGTAACCCCTTTCCAAGAAGAGAAAAGTGAGGACCATTGGCAAACTTTCAAGATCCCCAAGATGAGCAAAATGGCCCAAGAACAGACAACctgtttttaaaagaaagattcaCAGTTGTCCGAAAAGGAGATTCATTAAGATACAAAGAAGACTGCATGAGAATTTTACCAACAGGGACTTCACAGGGCGACCAGTGTTTTGCAATTGTTCACCAAAGGAACCCTCTGCCATGTATGTGTCCAGTAACTTATCCTGCTTAGACAGAAGCTGATCATAAAGGGGAAGTGTTCgaaaatatgtaaatattcAGTATGCTTTGGCCAGATCTTTATTAACAAGGCCAAACCATGTAAGAAGAAAGGTGATTCAAGGATCCATTTGCTTGTGCACCTTGGCTACAAAGATATCCCTACACCACTGAGCAACGGCATCATCTGTATCCGGTAAATCCTTCATTAGCTCTCTCTTGAGGTGGACATGCACCTAACAGATGGCAAAAGATCAACACAACATACAAGCAAATGTGATAGAGAAAATGTCTCACAGTAAGTTACATACAAGTATACAACATTAATCAGTATTCTTAAATCTAGAAACAAGTGTACAGTCTCAATACTAAGAACCACTGCAGTTTCACCTATGAAGAAACTCTGTAATTGATTCTTAGATCTCGCATTTGACAGCTTATGTTGCAGACCTGGCGtaagttttagcattttgtTTTTATAGAATGAGCAATGATTTGCTACTTTATTGACGGACCTAGCTTGGACTAGAGGCTTATCGGGGGAATTCAGTACACGACTTGATGCAGCACGACACCACTtcaattatttcaaaactgCATATGTTGCCGTAACATTACCATACATGACACCATATTTTAAGAATAAAGATTTTGCAGGCTTACCACAGAAGATTGTCCTTTGAAGAGTCTCAGCATGGTTGGTGCAGGAGAAGTTTTGGGGATTGCAACAGTGACATTATAAATAGCTGGAACAAATGATCTCATATGACTTACTGCTGTAACAAAACCCTGAAAAGAATCCAAATTAACCCAAAAGCAAGTATATAGATAATTTGATACATCATCGATGATCGAACAATAATGTTGCAATACAGTAgaaaaaagttaaaattatttcagTGAACAATGGTCATTCTGGACTCATAGCTGCACAAGCAAAGCTCCAGAAAACAATTATAAAGGGCTAGTTTATTTGAACAAACGGCAACCccttctttaaaaaaaacaaaaaactttaCGAGAAAGATATTCTGAAGCAGCAATCCTCATGTTGCATCAACAATGAGAAACGATGGAACATGATGATAGtctgtattaaaaaaaaatgagaaatgaCATTAAAAATTACTGTTTCAACATGAAGCCTTTTTGCTTGCTGGACTTGCTCACTACTAAAATTTGTTAGGGATGCATTACTGAGAAACGACAATCAGGCCGCTCAAATGATTTTTTCAATAGGGATTAAACCAGCCAAATTGAAAATCACACAGAGCTTTATTACTGATGACAGCCATGAACAATTCTTCTTGGAGTAGGTCGTAACCTTAGTACGAGGAATCAAAACATTTCTTGGAACGGGCAACCCAGTCGAGGATGCATATTCTTGAGCGGCTAAAAGTTTTGCCTGGGTGAAGCGAGTACCCTCAACAAATAGTGCCAGCCAAAATGGCCTAGGGAAGTCCCTTAGCCTTTGAAGTCCAGACTGCAAGAGATTTAAGCAAGATCATGTTACGATCAAGGACTGTCTAAGCCAAAAATGCTAAAGAAAAAGGCATACGGGTCAAAGAAACATAAAAGAATATGAGGCAAGGGCAACTCATTGTAAAAAGAGTTAACCCTTGACCATACCTTTAAGGTGCTTTCATCCTTCACCCAGCTTCTTTCAAGAAAGAGATACTCAGAAAACCACATGGACCATCCTATCACCTGAATACAGAGTGAAATCAGGGCATCCATTCAATAAAGGGTATAAACGAGTCAATATTGAGTTGagaatgtgaaattttacgGGCTCTGCTCTCTAAAAAGCTAGTTCATTAGTTTTGTTTCAACATGTTTGTTAGCTCAGATCACGAGATTTTAAGTAGCTAAAAAGTAAGCacaaaatcattagaaacaatcATTAGAAACCTCAAACTCGGCTTAAAAAAGCTCAAGCTGGGCTCGCCATGCTCATGAGCAACTCAGCTCAGCTTACATATCTAGTTCAATCATCATTGTATCTGGTCATATTTCCAGCAAAGAAGAATTAGAACCACGAGAAGAGAATCACATAGAAAGGAGAGGGGAACAGAGAAAACAACATAATATGTTTATGACTCCTGTTTGATGGATCTAACTGTTGAGAGGATTGGGAATGAGTTCCTAACAAGAACACTTTTACaacattcattttaaaactccATTAAAAAAATTGCATTGTCTTTTCTCAAGTCACGTAAACACGCGGTCTGGATAGAACCACGGCGTAAGTCTTGGGAAACAAACCGTTCCATTATCGAGCTGATGGTTTGTCCACGCCATATCTTCACTTACCATTAATGCAAACTGCAAATAATCTCATAAATATAGTTCGATGATAAATTCAGTACTATCCACAACTTATCTCAACTGTATCACGTCATCTCACGAAAAAAAACAGATGATAGTCAAATATGGCCATAATTAGCATCCATCAACTGCATTTTTTCTCTACTGCTACTAGAAATCTAATATGAAACAACtaaatcacaaaaaaaaaatttgcagtCAGAGCGATGGAACTTCAATACCATAAGAACAAAG encodes:
- the LOC142545486 gene encoding target of rapamycin complex subunit LST8-like isoform X1, with the protein product MKFLRKIIDMSQPSVVLATASYDHTIRFWEEKSGRCHRTIQYPESVMNYDSHTNNVMAVGFQRDGNWMYSGSEDGTVKFGTWVMGSFYNMAPGFQREYESRAAVKPVVLRPNQIELISGDQNGNIRIWDLRANSCSCELVPEVDTAVGSLTVMWDGSLIVAANKRGTCYVWRLLQGTQTMSIFEPLHKLLAHDGYILKCLLSPEFCEPNRLGSMTFLLSQELLYITFGLLFRIFLLYSNLRTRLFRIYTSDHTVKIWNVDGFAALKKTDSFF
- the LOC142545486 gene encoding target of rapamycin complex subunit LST8-like isoform X2, with protein sequence MNYDSHTNNVMAVGFQRDGNWMYSGSEDGTVKFGTWVMGSFYNMAPGFQREYESRAAVKPVVLRPNQIELISGDQNGNIRIWDLRANSCSCELVPEVDTAVGSLTVMWDGSLIVAANKRGTCYVWRLLQGTQTMSIFEPLHKLLAHDGYILKCLLSPEFCEPNRLGSMTFLLSQELLYITFGLLFRIFLLYSNLRTRLFRIYTSDHTVKIWNVDGFAALKKTDSFF
- the LOC142545485 gene encoding 1-acyl-sn-glycerol-3-phosphate acyltransferase 2-like → MAIAAAAVIVPLGVLFFISGLVVNLIQAICYVLIRPLSKNKYRRINREVAELLWLELVWLVDWWAGVKIELYTDSETFKLLGKEHALVMSNHKSDIDWLVGWVLAQRSGCLGSTLAVMKKSSKLLPVIGWSMWFSEYLFLERSWVKDESTLKSGLQRLRDFPRPFWLALFVEGTRFTQAKLLAAQEYASSTGLPVPRNVLIPRTKGFVTAVSHMRSFVPAIYNVTVAIPKTSPAPTMLRLFKGQSSVVHVHLKRELMKDLPDTDDAVAQWCRDIFVAKDKLLDTYMAEGSFGEQLQNTGRPVKSLLVVCSWAILLILGILKVCQWSSLFSSWKGVTFSVIGLAIVTALMQILIQFSQSERSTPAKIAPAKLKNGGVTSSPARQNTSQ